Proteins encoded in a region of the Paramagnetospirillum magneticum AMB-1 genome:
- a CDS encoding divergent polysaccharide deacetylase family protein, with protein sequence MGNKVPLWERPSVLVGVMVAVLVLGVGIGLALGLWSGKAGKAPPPGAEQEPAPVIMASPAAPSQPMPSAGDEPDDGRPLLQPPPPRPDPGSSEALEFGHASDVVALAPLPPPPPAPEVKLPPAGAAIWLRNALPVPKTGGKPVIAIIIDDLGVDRRRSERMAQLKGPLTLSYMTYAEDVAHQSHDARARGHELMVHVPMQPQSASYDPGAEVLEVGLSSDEIRRRLDWGLSRFDGYVGINNHMGSRFTSDPAGMRVVMAELRRRGLAFIDSVTSERTVGAETARHYGVPFAARHVFLDNDQGVAHVRAQLAKTEAYARKHGAAIAIGHPHDGTIEALAGWLPGLEGRGFALVPVSTIIRMGNGG encoded by the coding sequence ATGGGTAACAAGGTGCCCCTGTGGGAACGCCCTTCCGTCCTGGTCGGCGTGATGGTCGCCGTCCTGGTGCTTGGTGTCGGCATCGGGCTGGCCCTGGGCCTGTGGTCGGGCAAGGCGGGAAAAGCTCCGCCGCCCGGCGCCGAGCAGGAGCCCGCCCCGGTCATCATGGCTTCGCCCGCCGCCCCCTCTCAGCCCATGCCTTCGGCCGGTGATGAACCCGACGATGGGCGACCGTTGCTGCAGCCGCCGCCGCCCCGGCCCGATCCCGGCTCTTCCGAGGCGCTGGAATTCGGCCATGCCTCCGACGTGGTGGCCCTGGCCCCCTTGCCGCCGCCGCCGCCCGCGCCCGAGGTCAAGCTGCCGCCGGCCGGCGCCGCAATCTGGCTGCGCAATGCCCTGCCGGTGCCCAAGACCGGCGGCAAGCCGGTGATCGCCATCATCATCGACGATCTGGGCGTCGATCGGCGCCGCAGCGAGCGCATGGCCCAGCTCAAGGGGCCGCTGACGCTGTCCTACATGACCTATGCCGAGGATGTGGCGCACCAGTCCCATGATGCGCGGGCCCGTGGCCACGAGCTGATGGTCCATGTGCCCATGCAGCCGCAAAGCGCCTCCTACGACCCCGGCGCCGAGGTGCTGGAGGTGGGGCTGTCGTCCGACGAGATCCGCCGCCGCCTCGACTGGGGGCTGTCCCGTTTCGACGGCTATGTGGGGATCAACAACCATATGGGCTCGCGCTTCACCTCGGACCCGGCGGGCATGCGGGTGGTGATGGCGGAGCTGCGTCGGCGTGGCCTAGCCTTCATCGATTCGGTGACGTCCGAGCGTACGGTGGGGGCGGAGACAGCGCGCCATTACGGCGTCCCCTTCGCCGCCCGTCATGTCTTTCTCGACAATGACCAGGGCGTCGCCCATGTGCGCGCCCAATTGGCCAAGACCGAGGCCTATGCCCGCAAGCACGGCGCCGCCATCGCCATCGGCCACCCCCATGACGGCACCATCGAGGCTCTGGCGGGCTGGCTGCCGGGGCTTGAGGGGCGCGGCTTCGCCCTGGTGCCGGTCAGCACCATCATCCGCATGGGCAATGGCGGCTGA
- a CDS encoding heavy-metal-associated domain-containing protein: protein MSATYRVTGMSCGGCSKSVTSAIQEITPGAKVEVNLEAKAVTVEGADEAQVRQAVDAAGFGFEGRV, encoded by the coding sequence ATGTCCGCCACCTATCGCGTTACCGGCATGAGCTGCGGCGGTTGTTCCAAGTCGGTGACCTCGGCCATTCAGGAAATCACCCCCGGCGCCAAGGTCGAAGTCAACCTGGAGGCCAAGGCGGTGACCGTGGAAGGTGCCGACGAGGCCCAGGTCCGCCAGGCCGTTGATGCCGCCGGATTTGGCTTTGAGGGTCGGGTTTAG
- the trpE gene encoding anthranilate synthase component I has protein sequence MSHQPDFSAFAAAYDDGKPQVVWRVLVADLETPVSAFMKLAGGQPNAFLLESVEGGAVRGRYSILGMRPDLLWKCVGNEAWINRNARSKTSEFLPCPVAAKSGALDSLRALVAECGIETPPHLPPMSAGLIGYMSYDMVRLAEKLPDANPDPIKVPDGIFMRPTIMAVFDNVNGTLTAVAPVWPRAGMDAQAAWDLAWERLEHIVESLESPLPHTYLGFPRDEHQPIPVPSVSPEHYCRMVEKAQEYIAAGDIFQVVLSQRLAVPFRLPPFSLYRSLRRLNPSPFLFFLDLGEFQLVGSSPEILVRLRDDKVTIRPIAGTRRRGKTPAEDEELAADLLADPKELAEHLMLLDLGRNDVGRVAAIGTVEVTKKMTVEYYSHVMHIVSNVEGKIREGCDAMDALMAGFPAGTTSGAPKIRAMEIIDELETERRSFYAGAIGYFDGNGNMDTCIALRTTLVKDGTMYVQAGAGIVADSVPLSEHEECMNKARALVRAAEDAIDYTLVKQ, from the coding sequence ATGAGCCATCAGCCCGACTTCTCCGCCTTTGCCGCAGCCTATGACGATGGCAAGCCTCAGGTGGTCTGGCGGGTGTTGGTGGCCGACCTGGAGACTCCAGTTTCCGCCTTCATGAAGCTGGCGGGCGGCCAGCCCAACGCCTTCCTGCTGGAATCGGTGGAGGGCGGCGCGGTGCGCGGACGCTATTCCATCCTGGGCATGCGGCCGGATCTGCTGTGGAAATGCGTCGGCAACGAGGCCTGGATCAACCGTAACGCCCGCTCCAAGACCAGCGAGTTCCTGCCCTGCCCGGTGGCGGCCAAGTCAGGCGCCCTCGACAGCCTGCGAGCCCTGGTGGCGGAATGCGGCATCGAGACCCCGCCCCACCTGCCCCCCATGTCGGCCGGCTTGATCGGCTATATGAGCTACGACATGGTGCGGCTGGCGGAAAAGCTGCCCGATGCCAATCCCGACCCCATCAAGGTGCCCGACGGCATCTTCATGCGCCCAACCATCATGGCGGTGTTCGACAACGTCAACGGCACCCTGACCGCCGTCGCCCCCGTCTGGCCGCGGGCCGGCATGGACGCCCAGGCGGCGTGGGACCTGGCCTGGGAGCGGCTCGAACACATCGTCGAGTCCCTGGAAAGCCCCCTGCCCCACACCTATCTCGGCTTCCCCCGCGACGAGCACCAGCCCATCCCGGTGCCCAGCGTGTCGCCCGAGCATTATTGCCGCATGGTCGAGAAGGCCCAGGAATACATCGCCGCCGGCGATATCTTCCAGGTGGTGCTGTCCCAGCGCCTGGCGGTGCCGTTCCGCCTGCCGCCGTTCTCGCTCTATCGCTCGCTGCGCCGGCTCAACCCTAGCCCGTTCCTGTTCTTCCTGGATCTGGGCGAGTTCCAGCTGGTGGGCTCCAGCCCGGAAATCCTGGTGCGGCTGCGTGACGACAAGGTCACCATCCGCCCCATCGCCGGAACGCGGCGCCGGGGCAAGACCCCCGCCGAGGACGAGGAACTGGCCGCCGACCTGCTGGCCGATCCCAAGGAACTGGCCGAACACCTGATGCTGCTGGATCTGGGCCGCAACGACGTGGGCCGGGTGGCCGCCATCGGCACGGTCGAAGTCACCAAGAAGATGACCGTGGAATACTATTCCCACGTCATGCACATCGTCTCCAACGTGGAAGGCAAGATCCGCGAGGGCTGCGACGCCATGGACGCCCTGATGGCCGGCTTCCCGGCCGGCACCACCTCGGGCGCCCCCAAGATCCGCGCCATGGAGATCATCGACGAGTTGGAGACCGAGCGGCGCTCGTTCTATGCCGGCGCCATCGGCTATTTCGACGGCAACGGCAACATGGACACCTGCATCGCGCTGCGCACCACCCTGGTCAAGGACGGCACCATGTATGTCCAGGCCGGGGCCGGCATCGTCGCCGATTCGGTGCCGCTGTCCGAGCACGAGGAGTGCATGAACAAGGCCCGCGCCCTGGTGCGCGCCGCCGAGGATGCCATCGACTATACGCTGGTGAAGCAGTAG
- a CDS encoding slipin family protein, with the protein MPPTLIVWLVLAVVVVIILAKSICIVPQTQKGVVLTLGRYTGTREPGLRLVIPFIQNLIPVDIRLAVMEVPTQDVISRDNVSVKVTAVVYYRVSNAMKAVLEVANYREAVSQLAQITTRSTLGSHTLDQLLGQQEDLKQAIRRILDERTESWGVEVENVEIRSVDLDPNMIRAMGQEAEAERGRRARIITAQGEFEAATKLAEAATLMDGKPGAMLLRYLATLKDIAVEHNSTIIFPIPSDIMAPAAQGLNAVVNKLVAESVGKG; encoded by the coding sequence ATGCCCCCGACCCTGATCGTCTGGCTGGTGCTTGCCGTGGTGGTGGTGATCATCCTGGCCAAATCCATCTGCATCGTGCCGCAGACCCAGAAAGGCGTGGTGCTTACCCTGGGGCGCTATACCGGCACGCGCGAGCCTGGGCTCCGGCTGGTCATCCCCTTCATCCAGAACCTGATCCCGGTGGATATCCGCCTGGCGGTGATGGAGGTGCCCACCCAGGACGTCATCAGCCGCGACAACGTCTCGGTCAAGGTGACGGCGGTGGTCTATTACCGGGTCAGCAACGCCATGAAGGCGGTGCTGGAGGTGGCCAATTACCGGGAGGCGGTCAGCCAGCTGGCGCAGATCACCACCCGCTCGACCCTGGGGTCCCACACCCTGGACCAGCTGCTGGGCCAGCAGGAAGACCTGAAGCAGGCCATCCGCCGCATTCTGGACGAGCGCACGGAATCCTGGGGCGTCGAGGTCGAGAACGTGGAGATCCGCAGCGTCGACCTTGACCCCAACATGATCCGCGCCATGGGGCAGGAGGCCGAGGCCGAACGCGGGCGGCGCGCCCGCATCATCACCGCCCAGGGCGAGTTCGAAGCCGCCACCAAACTGGCCGAGGCCGCCACCCTGATGGATGGCAAGCCCGGGGCCATGCTGCTGCGCTATCTGGCGACGCTGAAGGACATCGCCGTCGAGCACAACTCCACCATCATCTTCCCCATTCCGTCGGACATCATGGCCCCGGCGGCCCAGGGGTTGAACGCGGTGGTCAACAAGCTGGTGGCGGAATCGGTGGGCAAGGGGTGA